One genomic window of Halococcus sediminicola includes the following:
- a CDS encoding sugar phosphate nucleotidyltransferase encodes MSVRTAVVLAAGEGNRLRPLTHNRPKPMLPAANRPILGYVFDALIDAGIEEITVVIGYKRDRVQEHFGPTYRDTPLDYVIQDKQLGSGHALLQARSVIDEPFLLVNGDRVLDAGLVTDVVAEFENHPASAATLGVLEHRDVSRYGAVDLREGRIDEIVEKPDSDEYRLINAGVYAFRTTIFDAIEETDRRDGELQLPDTLAQLIDAGEDIRGVRVEGLSPHATYPWDLLTVTQEILARGRVDEPAREQGVWVDDSSLVHEAATLQAPVVVGPDCEVGPGAVVGPDVALGRNVTVEANATVARTVLDSDTRVGPGSTILDCIAGQDVTLGADTLVPGGQTDVRVGTRIHEDRSLGAVVADRVDTGGGVTLEPGTLVGPGARLHAGVRARGEIPADAEVMG; translated from the coding sequence ATGAGCGTTCGCACCGCCGTCGTCCTCGCGGCCGGGGAGGGAAACCGCCTCCGCCCGCTGACGCACAACCGTCCCAAACCGATGTTGCCCGCGGCGAACCGGCCGATCCTCGGCTACGTCTTCGACGCCCTCATCGACGCCGGCATCGAGGAGATCACCGTGGTCATCGGCTACAAGCGCGACCGCGTCCAGGAACACTTCGGACCGACCTACCGCGACACGCCCCTCGACTACGTGATCCAGGACAAACAGCTCGGCAGCGGCCACGCCCTCCTGCAGGCGCGCTCGGTCATCGACGAGCCGTTCTTGCTCGTCAACGGCGACCGGGTCCTCGACGCCGGGCTGGTCACCGACGTCGTCGCCGAGTTCGAGAACCACCCCGCATCCGCCGCCACGCTCGGCGTGCTCGAACACCGCGACGTGAGTAGGTATGGAGCGGTCGACCTCCGCGAGGGCCGCATCGACGAGATCGTCGAGAAACCCGATTCCGACGAGTATCGCCTCATCAACGCCGGCGTCTACGCCTTTCGAACCACGATCTTCGACGCCATCGAGGAGACCGACCGCCGCGACGGCGAACTCCAACTGCCCGACACGCTCGCCCAGCTCATCGACGCGGGCGAGGACATCCGTGGGGTGCGCGTCGAGGGTCTCTCGCCACACGCCACCTACCCGTGGGACCTCCTGACCGTGACTCAAGAAATCCTCGCACGGGGTCGTGTGGACGAACCGGCGCGCGAACAGGGCGTCTGGGTCGACGACTCGTCGCTCGTCCACGAGGCGGCGACACTACAGGCTCCCGTGGTCGTCGGTCCGGACTGCGAAGTGGGTCCCGGTGCGGTGGTGGGTCCGGACGTCGCGCTCGGACGCAACGTCACAGTCGAGGCGAACGCGACCGTCGCGCGCACGGTACTCGATAGCGACACGCGCGTCGGACCGGGCAGTACGATACTCGACTGCATTGCCGGCCAGGACGTGACCCTCGGGGCGGACACGCTCGTGCCCGGCGGCCAGACCGACGTCCGGGTGGGAACGCGCATCCACGAGGACCGCTCGCTCGGGGCGGTCGTCGCCGACCGGGTCGACACCGGAGGTGGGGTCACGCTCGAACCCGGCACGCTGGTCGGTCCGGGCGCACGACTGCACGCGGGCGTGCGAGCGCGCGGCGAGATACCCGCCGACGCGGAGGTGATGGGCTGA
- a CDS encoding lipopolysaccharide biosynthesis protein: MSIGSVVAAVRRLLAPGGDLTERAVTSGVWVALTNVVDRVLQLAMVLLVARLIGPGSYGVMALALVVMSALTQLSRLGIDAALIQREESDVDAYLDTAWMMQNARGLVVAAVLFASAPVLAGFFDESQLTPVLRVLALSPLLSGLQNPGLLYLKKDLRFDKQFVYTIAGTVLYVAVALAVALVTRSVWALVFGLVASDFARLVVSYLIVDYRPRPRFDVDHARELFGYGKWIFASGVVLFLIMEGDDAFVGWYLGTAVVGLYQLAYRVSNAPATEVTQTISSVVFPTYAKMQSDDRQLRDGFFKTVQLTTFVSFPIAVGIAAVAPTFVDTFLTEQWDAMVPMIQLLAAWGLLRSLGATTGPLFQAIGKPDVPTKIQFGKLLIIAAFIYPATARYGAVGTGLVIVGNSLVFSEPVATYLATRAVDGSYARLLRLVAYPALASAPMGLAVVGVHRAGVATGVVEFVLLVLVGVAVYAALTLALERFSNYDSVALCRRLATTVLS, translated from the coding sequence GTGTCCATCGGCAGCGTCGTCGCCGCCGTCCGGCGTCTGCTCGCGCCGGGCGGGGACCTCACCGAACGCGCGGTCACCAGCGGCGTCTGGGTCGCGCTCACGAACGTCGTCGACCGCGTGCTCCAGCTCGCGATGGTGCTGTTGGTCGCGCGCCTCATCGGTCCCGGCTCCTATGGGGTGATGGCGCTCGCACTGGTGGTGATGAGTGCGCTGACCCAGCTCTCCCGGTTGGGCATCGACGCCGCGCTCATCCAGCGCGAGGAGAGCGATGTGGATGCCTATCTCGACACGGCGTGGATGATGCAGAACGCGCGCGGGCTGGTTGTCGCGGCGGTACTGTTCGCCAGCGCGCCGGTGCTGGCCGGCTTCTTCGACGAGTCCCAACTCACGCCCGTCCTGCGCGTGCTCGCGCTCTCGCCGCTGCTGTCCGGTCTCCAAAATCCCGGACTGCTCTATCTCAAGAAGGACCTCCGCTTCGACAAGCAGTTCGTCTACACCATCGCGGGCACCGTTCTGTACGTCGCGGTCGCGCTGGCCGTCGCGCTCGTCACCAGGTCCGTGTGGGCGCTCGTCTTCGGACTGGTCGCCAGCGATTTCGCTCGACTCGTGGTCTCCTATCTCATCGTCGACTACCGGCCGCGACCCCGCTTCGACGTCGACCACGCGCGCGAACTGTTCGGCTACGGCAAGTGGATCTTCGCTTCCGGCGTCGTCCTCTTTCTCATCATGGAGGGCGACGACGCCTTCGTCGGCTGGTATCTCGGGACCGCCGTCGTCGGTCTCTATCAACTGGCCTACCGCGTCTCGAACGCGCCCGCGACCGAGGTCACTCAGACCATCTCCAGCGTGGTCTTTCCGACGTATGCGAAGATGCAGAGTGACGACCGCCAACTCAGGGATGGCTTCTTCAAGACCGTTCAGCTCACGACGTTCGTCTCCTTCCCGATCGCGGTCGGCATCGCCGCCGTCGCGCCGACGTTCGTCGATACGTTCCTCACCGAGCAGTGGGACGCGATGGTCCCCATGATCCAGCTGCTCGCCGCGTGGGGGCTGCTGCGCTCGCTGGGTGCGACCACCGGCCCGCTCTTTCAGGCCATCGGCAAACCCGACGTCCCCACCAAGATCCAGTTCGGAAAGTTACTGATTATCGCGGCATTCATCTACCCCGCGACGGCGCGCTACGGCGCGGTCGGCACGGGACTGGTCATCGTTGGCAACTCGCTCGTGTTCTCCGAGCCGGTCGCGACGTATCTGGCGACGCGAGCGGTCGACGGCTCGTATGCGCGACTCCTTCGCCTCGTCGCCTACCCGGCCCTCGCCAGCGCCCCGATGGGGCTGGCCGTCGTCGGCGTCCACCGCGCGGGCGTCGCCACGGGCGTCGTCGAGTTCGTTCTGTTAGTGCTCGTCGGCGTCGCCGTCTACGCCGCGCTCACGCTCGCGCTCGAACGTTTTTCGAACTACGACAGCGTGGCGCTCTGCCGGCGGCTGGCCACGACCGTCCTCTCGTGA
- a CDS encoding aldehyde dehydrogenase family protein: protein MLERDRLTGTTVSHTMQEEYTDDGRVSEEIVEKHRNTAESAISEDEYGHLIDGEWVESESTETMTATDATTGEALADFQRGTPADVDRAVASAREAFEGTWSQKSPRQRSDLLLEVADELEDEKLRIARIDSLEMGKANQHSAFVDATIMVEQFRFFASLARTESEGRLPPMGSDKLAYTKQEPHGVVGQISAWNFPAMFVGWKMAPALAAGNTVVFKPSSRAALSTLEIAKIVDGVLPSGTVNVVTGAGSEVGDAITSHHDIDKLSLTGSTRAGEHVMKNAAETITPVSLELGGKSPNIVYPDADLEKAVEGAVISIWFNQGEQCTAGSRMFLHEDVYEEFMELFEERTAGLTVGDPLEGRTDMGPLVDADHREEVLSYVETAKAEGATVRYGGGAPDDADLEGAPFVEPTIIEDVTNDHTVACEEVFGPVLSVLRWEDEDEMLARANETQYGLASGVWTENLETAHGVAEELDAGTVWVNTYNDLFEPVPHGGYKRSGLGRELSEETYEEYTQTKSVMLNFGGLPRMG, encoded by the coding sequence ATGCTGGAACGGGACCGGTTGACGGGCACGACAGTCAGCCACACCATGCAAGAGGAATACACCGACGACGGTCGAGTGAGTGAGGAAATCGTCGAGAAGCATCGCAACACGGCAGAAAGCGCGATTTCCGAGGACGAATACGGCCACCTCATCGACGGCGAGTGGGTCGAATCGGAGAGTACCGAAACGATGACCGCGACCGACGCCACCACGGGCGAAGCGCTTGCCGACTTCCAGCGCGGTACACCCGCGGACGTCGACCGGGCGGTGGCGAGCGCGCGTGAGGCCTTCGAGGGCACGTGGAGTCAGAAATCGCCGCGTCAGCGCTCGGATCTTTTGTTGGAGGTGGCCGACGAACTGGAGGACGAAAAGCTCCGCATCGCCCGCATCGACAGTCTGGAGATGGGCAAGGCCAACCAGCACTCGGCGTTCGTGGACGCGACCATCATGGTTGAGCAGTTCCGGTTCTTTGCGAGTCTCGCGCGCACCGAATCGGAGGGCCGACTCCCGCCGATGGGATCGGACAAACTCGCCTACACCAAACAGGAGCCACACGGGGTGGTGGGCCAGATCAGCGCGTGGAACTTCCCCGCGATGTTCGTCGGCTGGAAGATGGCCCCCGCGCTCGCCGCCGGCAACACTGTGGTGTTCAAACCCTCCTCGCGCGCGGCGCTCTCGACGCTCGAAATCGCCAAAATCGTCGACGGGGTACTGCCCTCAGGCACCGTGAACGTCGTGACGGGTGCCGGCAGCGAGGTCGGTGACGCCATCACTTCCCACCACGACATCGACAAACTCTCGCTCACCGGTTCGACGCGGGCCGGCGAACACGTCATGAAAAACGCCGCCGAGACCATCACGCCCGTGTCGCTCGAACTCGGTGGGAAGAGTCCGAACATCGTCTATCCCGACGCCGATCTGGAGAAAGCGGTCGAGGGAGCGGTCATCAGCATCTGGTTCAATCAGGGCGAGCAGTGTACCGCGGGCTCGAGAATGTTCCTCCACGAGGACGTTTACGAGGAGTTCATGGAACTGTTCGAGGAGCGCACCGCCGGTCTCACCGTGGGCGACCCGCTCGAAGGCCGGACCGACATGGGACCGCTCGTGGACGCCGACCACCGCGAGGAGGTGCTCTCGTACGTCGAGACCGCGAAGGCCGAGGGCGCGACGGTCAGGTACGGCGGTGGCGCACCCGACGACGCCGATCTGGAGGGCGCGCCCTTCGTCGAGCCGACCATCATCGAGGATGTCACAAACGACCACACCGTGGCCTGCGAGGAGGTCTTCGGGCCAGTGCTGTCGGTGCTTCGCTGGGAGGACGAAGACGAGATGCTCGCACGGGCGAACGAGACCCAGTACGGGCTGGCATCGGGGGTCTGGACCGAGAACCTCGAAACCGCCCACGGGGTCGCCGAGGAACTCGACGCCGGCACGGTGTGGGTGAACACCTACAACGACCTCTTCGAACCCGTTCCCCACGGTGGCTACAAGCGGTCGGGGCTCGGGCGCGAACTCTCGGAGGAAACCTACGAGGAGTACACCCAGACGAAGTCGGTAATGCTGAACTTCGGCGGGCTGCCGCGGATGGGCTGA
- a CDS encoding tRNA pseudouridine(54/55) synthase Pus10: protein MSILDDARAVIDSGPVCDCCLGRVFADRSFGLTNDARGRALRTTVALDADEPFEESDECWVCEGECNRFDAWAERAVDALEGVEFETYQVGTRVPPLIEENDRLLREDSGLPTDAGESFKSELNREVGKRVGERTGTEVDFERPDVLALVNLDRGDVDVQVNPAFVYGRYRKLDRGIPQTEWPCRECGGSGKQLAADGGEESCDYCGGSGYLYAESVEELTAPVVKEAMDGAEAVFHGAGREDVDARMMGTGRPFVIEVKHPQQRAVDTTKLEADVNEFAEGTVEIEGLRRATHEMVERVKELDAHKTYSMSVEFATPVEEEVFDEALDALDGARIEQHTPQRVDHRRASRTRERDVYEIEGELDDARHATVELRGAGGLYVKELMSGDEGRTEPSLAGLVGVDCEVTALDVLAVAGEDERFDHPDYLVESEADE, encoded by the coding sequence ATGTCCATCCTCGACGACGCGCGGGCCGTCATCGACAGCGGCCCCGTCTGTGATTGCTGCCTCGGGCGCGTCTTCGCCGACCGGAGCTTCGGTCTCACGAACGACGCGCGCGGCCGTGCGCTCCGAACCACGGTCGCGCTCGACGCGGACGAACCGTTCGAGGAATCCGACGAGTGCTGGGTCTGTGAGGGCGAGTGCAACCGCTTCGACGCATGGGCCGAGCGCGCGGTCGACGCGCTCGAGGGCGTCGAGTTCGAGACCTATCAGGTCGGCACGCGCGTCCCGCCGCTGATCGAGGAGAACGACCGCCTGCTCCGCGAGGACAGCGGCTTGCCCACCGACGCCGGCGAGTCGTTCAAATCGGAACTGAACCGCGAGGTCGGCAAGCGCGTCGGCGAGCGCACGGGGACGGAAGTCGACTTCGAGCGCCCGGACGTGCTCGCGCTCGTCAACCTCGACCGCGGCGACGTCGACGTGCAGGTGAACCCGGCGTTCGTCTACGGTCGGTATCGAAAACTCGACCGCGGGATTCCACAGACAGAGTGGCCCTGCCGAGAGTGTGGCGGCAGCGGCAAACAATTGGCTGCGGACGGCGGCGAGGAGTCCTGTGACTACTGCGGCGGCAGCGGCTACCTCTACGCCGAGAGCGTCGAGGAACTGACCGCGCCGGTCGTGAAGGAGGCGATGGACGGTGCCGAAGCAGTGTTTCACGGCGCAGGGCGCGAGGACGTCGACGCCAGAATGATGGGTACCGGCCGCCCCTTTGTGATCGAAGTCAAACACCCCCAACAACGGGCGGTCGACACCACGAAACTCGAAGCCGACGTCAACGAGTTCGCCGAGGGAACAGTTGAAATCGAGGGGTTGCGGCGCGCCACCCACGAGATGGTCGAGCGCGTGAAGGAACTCGACGCGCACAAGACCTACTCGATGAGCGTGGAGTTCGCCACACCGGTCGAGGAGGAAGTGTTCGACGAGGCACTCGACGCCCTCGACGGCGCGCGCATCGAACAGCACACCCCACAGCGGGTGGACCACCGGCGGGCGAGTCGCACCCGCGAGCGCGACGTCTACGAGATCGAAGGCGAACTCGACGACGCGCGCCACGCTACCGTCGAACTCCGCGGTGCCGGCGGTCTCTACGTCAAGGAGCTGATGAGCGGCGACGAAGGGCGGACGGAGCCGAGTCTCGCGGGCTTGGTGGGCGTCGACTGCGAGGTGACGGCCCTCGATGTGCTCGCCGTCGCGGGCGAGGACGAGCGGTTCGACCACCCGGACTATCTCGTCGAAAGCGAAGCGGACGAATAG
- a CDS encoding VOC family protein, translated as MIDWRRIDHVQVTIPSNAMDAAREFYGDVLGLTERDQPDSFGEGDTAWFRADDVEIHLAVEPSRERSRRHPAFEVTDVAAARAHLEAHDIETVEEPKIPGRERFSFRDPFDNRIELLQRA; from the coding sequence ATGATCGACTGGCGACGGATCGACCACGTGCAGGTGACGATTCCATCGAACGCGATGGACGCGGCCCGCGAGTTCTACGGCGACGTGCTCGGTCTCACAGAACGCGACCAACCCGACTCGTTCGGCGAGGGTGACACCGCCTGGTTTCGCGCCGACGACGTCGAGATTCACCTCGCCGTCGAGCCATCGAGAGAGCGCTCGCGGCGACATCCCGCCTTCGAGGTCACGGACGTCGCCGCGGCACGCGCCCACCTCGAAGCCCACGACATCGAGACGGTCGAGGAGCCGAAGATCCCCGGCCGCGAGCGGTTTTCCTTCCGTGACCCGTTTGACAACCGCATCGAACTGCTCCAGCGAGCGTGA
- the rnhB gene encoding ribonuclease HII: MTEDRSTPDGETATKRFGVDEAGRGPVLGSLFVACVSADPTTLPAGIDDSKRLTSTRREALAAELRADERVSVAIVEVTSEAIDDGSLNALTVTAMADAIDRVAPDCAGVVDACDTDAGRFGRRVASETASEVEIVAEHGADETHEIVGAASIVAKVARDEHVAGFAAEHGPVGSGYPSDGTTRAFLREYVREHGDLPPFARVSWQTSRDILEAADQSALADF, translated from the coding sequence GTGACCGAGGACCGCTCGACTCCCGATGGCGAGACGGCCACGAAACGGTTCGGCGTCGACGAGGCGGGTCGCGGCCCCGTGCTGGGGTCGCTGTTCGTCGCATGCGTCAGCGCCGATCCAACTACTCTCCCCGCGGGTATCGACGATTCGAAGCGACTCACGTCGACTCGCCGCGAGGCGCTGGCCGCCGAACTGCGCGCCGACGAGCGCGTGTCGGTCGCCATCGTCGAAGTCACGTCCGAGGCGATCGACGACGGGAGCCTGAACGCGCTCACGGTCACGGCGATGGCCGACGCCATCGACCGCGTGGCCCCCGACTGTGCGGGCGTCGTGGACGCCTGCGACACCGACGCGGGGCGATTCGGCCGGCGAGTCGCGTCGGAAACCGCCTCCGAAGTCGAAATCGTGGCCGAACACGGAGCCGACGAGACACACGAGATCGTCGGCGCGGCGAGCATCGTGGCGAAGGTCGCCCGCGACGAACACGTCGCCGGATTCGCTGCCGAGCACGGGCCGGTGGGCAGCGGCTACCCGAGCGACGGGACCACCCGCGCATTCCTCCGGGAGTACGTCCGCGAACACGGCGACCTTCCGCCGTTCGCGCGCGTGTCGTGGCAGACGAGTCGGGACATCCTCGAAGCCGCCGATCAGTCGGCACTCGCGGATTTCTGA
- a CDS encoding SDR family NAD(P)-dependent oxidoreductase, which yields MNDSEAMDGQVALVTGATGGIGREVARRLGARGAHVVVTGRSRERGEETVAEIERAGGSAQLFRADFASMATVRALADEFRNRYDRLDVLVNNAACSQDARRLTTDGHELTLAVNHLAPYLLTHDLLGLLADTPGARIVNTSSTVHRRGEVDFADLRLEADYEAFAAYARSKLANLLFTTELAARVDLPVNAVHPGFVPGSGLYRHAALPVRTFMALAARLPIAGTTVPAAAAPLVDLAVDPDTTHTYFEGRDPADPDPRVGDDRLREQLWNVSAALVDVGPDWP from the coding sequence ATGAACGATTCCGAGGCGATGGATGGTCAGGTCGCGCTCGTCACCGGCGCGACGGGTGGCATCGGGCGCGAAGTGGCTCGCCGACTCGGCGCTCGTGGAGCGCACGTCGTCGTGACCGGGCGCTCGCGCGAGCGCGGGGAGGAAACCGTCGCCGAAATCGAGCGGGCCGGCGGCAGTGCGCAACTCTTCCGTGCGGATTTCGCGTCGATGGCGACCGTACGCGCGCTCGCCGACGAGTTCCGGAACCGGTACGACCGCCTCGACGTACTCGTGAACAACGCCGCCTGCTCGCAGGACGCCCGTCGGCTCACGACCGACGGCCACGAACTGACCCTCGCGGTCAACCACCTCGCGCCGTACCTGCTCACCCACGACCTGCTCGGTCTCCTCGCCGACACTCCCGGCGCCCGCATCGTGAACACCTCCTCGACCGTGCACCGCCGCGGCGAGGTCGACTTCGCGGACCTGCGGCTCGAAGCGGACTACGAGGCGTTCGCGGCCTACGCGCGCTCGAAACTGGCGAACCTGCTCTTCACCACCGAACTCGCCGCGCGAGTCGACCTCCCCGTCAACGCCGTCCATCCGGGGTTCGTGCCCGGCAGCGGCCTCTACCGACACGCCGCGCTGCCCGTCCGGACGTTCATGGCCCTCGCCGCACGCCTTCCCATCGCCGGCACCACGGTTCCGGCGGCCGCCGCCCCGCTCGTCGATCTCGCCGTCGACCCCGACACCACCCACACGTACTTCGAGGGCCGCGATCCGGCCGACCCCGACCCGCGTGTCGGCGACGACCGACTGCGCGAACAGCTCTGGAACGTGAGCGCCGCGCTCGTCGACGTCGGCCCCGATTGGCCGTAA
- the ahbB gene encoding siroheme decarboxylase subunit beta has product MSSLAEDWRADLDAVDGRLIDDYQSGFPVEERPFRAVGAALGIDEDEALARVVALRERGIFRRFGAVLNPPVIGSSTLAAVQAPEERFAEIAEIVNDHRQVNHNYRRDHDWNMWFVVTAGSRETRDAILADIEERTGCPVLNLPMLTDFYINLEFPVVNADRFARESSGGGEDVRATAISESATGDLSALDARLLLAIQGGFPLTATPYCDIAAELDASTDAVLDAIHRLRETGCIKRIGCVVNHVVTGFDANCMVVWDVPDDDLDSRGTEVGALSYVTLCYHRPRRPEQGWPYNLFTMIHGRDADTVDEKIDDLAGEHLPYAHERLYSTETLKQTGAQYEELLGN; this is encoded by the coding sequence ATGAGTTCGCTGGCCGAGGACTGGCGGGCCGACCTCGATGCGGTCGACGGCCGCCTGATAGACGACTACCAGAGCGGGTTTCCGGTCGAGGAGCGGCCGTTCCGCGCGGTCGGCGCGGCGCTCGGCATCGACGAGGACGAGGCGCTCGCCCGCGTCGTGGCGCTCCGCGAACGAGGCATCTTCCGCCGGTTCGGCGCGGTGCTCAACCCGCCCGTCATCGGCTCCTCGACGCTCGCGGCGGTGCAGGCCCCCGAGGAGCGCTTTGCGGAGATCGCCGAGATCGTCAACGACCACCGCCAAGTGAACCACAACTACCGGCGCGACCACGACTGGAACATGTGGTTCGTCGTCACCGCCGGTTCGCGCGAGACGCGCGACGCGATCCTCGCCGACATCGAGGAGCGGACTGGATGTCCGGTCTTGAACCTTCCGATGCTGACTGATTTCTACATCAACCTCGAGTTCCCGGTCGTGAACGCCGACCGCTTCGCCCGCGAGTCGAGCGGCGGGGGCGAGGACGTGCGCGCGACCGCCATCAGCGAGTCCGCGACGGGTGACCTCTCGGCACTCGACGCGCGACTCCTGCTGGCCATCCAAGGTGGGTTCCCGCTGACGGCGACGCCCTACTGCGACATCGCCGCAGAACTCGATGCTTCGACCGACGCGGTGCTCGACGCCATCCACCGGTTGCGCGAGACGGGCTGTATCAAGCGCATCGGCTGCGTCGTCAACCACGTCGTTACGGGCTTCGACGCCAACTGCATGGTCGTCTGGGACGTGCCCGACGACGATCTCGATAGCCGCGGGACCGAGGTCGGCGCGCTGTCCTACGTGACGCTCTGCTATCACCGCCCGCGCAGACCCGAGCAGGGGTGGCCGTACAACCTGTTCACGATGATTCACGGCCGCGACGCCGACACGGTCGACGAGAAGATCGACGACCTCGCCGGCGAACACCTCCCTTACGCCCACGAACGGCTCTACTCGACGGAAACGCTGAAACAGACCGGCGCACAGTACGAAGAGTTGCTCGGGAACTGA
- a CDS encoding FxsA family protein: protein MLLRILGLLLLIPLFDMVVLVAVATQTPLGWVGAVALVVLTALIGMLLVRAEGRHTAQKIQSQIQRGSLPGDELLDGGLLIAAGAFLLTPGLVTDLVGLVLVVPVTRWPVRKAIKRWLVIPYLDRKMGGIASGVAYGGGFPDEEDTYDVDAESYEVHDPDGDPSRE, encoded by the coding sequence ATGCTGCTCCGGATACTCGGATTGCTCCTTTTGATCCCGCTGTTCGACATGGTGGTGCTCGTCGCGGTGGCGACGCAGACGCCGCTCGGTTGGGTCGGGGCGGTGGCGCTGGTCGTGCTCACGGCGCTCATCGGAATGTTACTCGTCCGCGCCGAGGGCCGCCACACGGCTCAGAAGATCCAGAGCCAGATCCAGCGTGGCTCGCTGCCGGGCGACGAACTGCTCGACGGCGGGTTGCTCATCGCCGCGGGCGCGTTCTTGCTCACGCCGGGGCTGGTGACCGACCTCGTCGGGTTGGTGCTGGTCGTGCCGGTGACGCGCTGGCCCGTCCGTAAGGCGATCAAGCGATGGCTCGTGATCCCGTACCTCGACCGGAAGATGGGCGGGATCGCCAGCGGCGTCGCCTACGGTGGCGGCTTCCCCGACGAGGAGGACACCTACGACGTCGATGCCGAGAGCTACGAGGTCCACGACCCGGACGGCGACCCGAGCCGGGAGTGA
- a CDS encoding TrmB family transcriptional regulator, protein MADLSDLGLSEYEARVYRALLDTGPTTAKELSRASGVPMGRIYDVLASIETHSLIRSQDASRPKKYVAVEPETALSRLLEDRRRELDARADQYEQVVEELVSELDATQRTDERFWTAAVGPAETIDLLEERIAAADDSVVMVAAALSAQFDTDAVGNRVAERLNAAIERGVDVSLLMRPELVAALPETVGERYVNALSPHERFSTRTSETVERTFTMIDGVETCIEVPHPLDSTQLFAMIDIKDRSFAADITREFEPRWEQAEPLELG, encoded by the coding sequence ATGGCGGACCTCAGCGACCTCGGTCTCTCCGAGTACGAGGCACGCGTCTATCGGGCGCTGCTCGACACCGGTCCAACGACCGCAAAGGAGCTGTCCCGCGCCAGCGGCGTGCCGATGGGTCGCATCTACGACGTGCTCGCGAGCATCGAGACCCACAGCCTGATACGGTCACAGGACGCCTCCCGGCCCAAGAAGTATGTCGCGGTCGAGCCGGAGACGGCCCTCTCGCGGCTGCTCGAGGATCGCCGGCGCGAACTCGACGCCAGAGCCGACCAGTACGAACAAGTCGTCGAGGAACTCGTGAGCGAACTCGACGCCACCCAGCGGACCGACGAGCGGTTCTGGACGGCTGCGGTCGGGCCCGCCGAGACCATCGACCTGCTTGAAGAGCGCATCGCGGCCGCCGACGACAGCGTGGTAATGGTCGCGGCGGCGCTGTCGGCACAGTTCGACACGGACGCGGTCGGCAACCGCGTCGCCGAGCGGCTGAACGCGGCCATCGAGCGCGGCGTCGACGTCTCACTGCTGATGCGCCCCGAACTCGTCGCGGCACTGCCCGAAACGGTCGGCGAGCGCTACGTGAACGCGCTCTCGCCACACGAACGGTTCAGCACGCGCACGAGCGAGACTGTCGAGCGCACGTTCACGATGATCGACGGTGTCGAGACTTGTATCGAGGTGCCACACCCGCTCGACAGCACGCAGTTGTTCGCGATGATCGACATCAAAGACCGGTCGTTCGCCGCCGACATCACCCGCGAGTTCGAACCGCGCTGGGAGCAGGCCGAACCGCTCGAACTGGGCTAG